The genomic DNA ACATTAAAAATTGGGAAAATACATCAATGCAAACTAAACTTTACTTATTTGAACGATCGAGCACGAGTGAGAAAACTAAAGTCAAATCTTTGCAGGTTTCACTGCtgctcactcaatactggaccgcttcaattattattatttattataataaattattgTTCCCGTTaatcacttagacacaaaaacatgagtaaaCGGGCCGAAATAATGCaaattaaacagtaaacagaATTATTAAACTGCCAAAAACGAAACTACAGGAATTAAACACGTTCAGAAGTCGATTTCAGGCTTCAGAGACAAAATTAGAGCGAAAAACGGCGAGGAGGCGTGAATGAGACGCAGTGAGATCCAGCTGACACCAAAACCAGGACCTGGACTCACCTTGATCTTCACGTCTTTGGGCGCCAGCTTCTTCACTTCAGTTAGTAGTCGTTCCCCAAaacctaaaacacaaaaaacagattcagCGAGTGCGCCGAGTCCATCGGACGCTCAGCGAAGCGTCATTTCAGCCGCCCGCCGTCACCGCCGCACACCGACCTTTGATCAGAGTGGAGCCGCCGCACAGCACGATGGTGGAGAAGAGCGTGCGCCGCAGGTCCATGTCAGACTTCTGGATGGCGTAGGCCAGGACCTCGTGGATCCCCGAGCTCTCGTCTCCGATCAGGTCGGGTCTGAACAGCAGCTCTGGAGCGCGGAAACGGGCCGGGCCAATCTGAAAAGGAGGTCGCGTTCAGGGCGTGAGGTCAGGACACGGAGGAGGTTTTCGCCGAGGAAAACTCAGAAATATTGAACTCACGTTTAAAGTGCTTCCGTCGGGCAGAACGTACTGCGCCTTCTCTGTTTCTAGAGTCTCGTCTTTTTGAGGGTTGAGAGAGAGATAACAGGCTCTCTGCAGAGAGGGAGACGCTTTTTATTAGACACTCATTCACCGAAATCTTGTGaactggaaattgctatttgcacatttaattaGTTTTAGACCGTACAAACCTCGTagacaaaatcatttaaaaaagaaacatttcaaacgGACTCACGCTGAGCGCCTCACCTCTTTGACGGTGCGGACCACCTCGAACTCTGCCGAGGTGTTGAAGTTGTAGCCTTCTTTGCGCAGCAGCAGGCGGAGATACCGCGACACGTCTCTCCCGGCGATGTCCACGCGCATGATGGAGTGTGGGATGGCGAAGCCCTCGTAGATCGGCACGACGTGAGTCACGCCGTCCCCCGAATCCAACACAACACCTGTGGTGCGACCTGTGGCGTACCTGCACGACACAGAGGACGGTCACGTCCCAGAATCCAATGGACAAATCCCAGAGGCTTTTTTACGTTATCTCCGGGCTGGCCGACAAAAAACATGGCGATGCACGGATCCTGTGAGACGTCGGCGCCACGGCCGCACTTaccattacaaagttacactacTGGCCTGACGTGCAAACGACAGCGTTTTCCGTTGTTTTTGGTAATCCGTGCAGACGGGCATCggtc from Plectropomus leopardus isolate mb unplaced genomic scaffold, YSFRI_Pleo_2.0 unplaced_scaffold23929, whole genome shotgun sequence includes the following:
- the actr1b gene encoding actin related protein 1B; protein product: MAGALEGDLFIGPKAEEHRGLLSVRYPMEHGIVKDWNDMERIWQYVYSKEQLQTFSEEHPVLLTEAPLNPSKNREKAAEVFFETFNVPALFISMQAVLSLYATGRTTGVVLDSGDGVTHVVPIYEGFAIPHSIMRVDIAGRDVSRYLRLLLRKEGYNFNTSAEFEVVRTVKERACYLSLNPQKDETLETEKAQYVLPDGSTLNIGPARFRAPELLFRPDLIGDESSGIHEVLAYAIQKSDMDLRRTLFSTIVLCGGSTLIKGFGERLLTEVKKLAPKDVKIKISAPQERLYSTWIGGSILASLDTFKKMWVSKREYEEDRARAIHRKTF